One stretch of Armigeres subalbatus isolate Guangzhou_Male chromosome 2, GZ_Asu_2, whole genome shotgun sequence DNA includes these proteins:
- the LOC134209488 gene encoding uncharacterized protein LOC134209488 has product MEARSSVASSVHGQNAPIEDPPCRRLAYQHTLEAEQKVHEPLRINSVSAEPMAQIPVVRPKIVLGAEHIAARQVMGKELPTFSGSPEEWPIFISCFEQSTTTCGYSDAENLIRLQRCLKGSALEAVRSRLLLPSGVPSVINTLRTLYGRPEILIRSLLRKIQHVAAPKHDRLESVMEFGLAVQNLVDHLEAAHQEDHLANPVLMQQLVEKLPGPLKLDWALFKKHYEKPTLRTFGLFMSQLVVAASEVTYDIPALYGAAKGERYKTREKVHIQTHAAESVPMPSVSPGPSSSNRKTNKPCTVCDREGHRVNDCFKFKSLNVDERWKTVQQKGLCRTCLNSHGKWPCKSWQGCGAPGCRNKHHTLLHAPSPVTHSINASSNVSISAQSTYTMFRVLPVVLYHKRQAVSVFAFIDEGSELTFLDESIAQQLGVTGVVEPLTLKWTGNVTRQESKSQKIQLEISGKAGKTKYKLVGAHTVGNLSLPSQSLRYQELAQIFPHLRGLPLQDHTLIQPKLLIGFTQKKLF; this is encoded by the coding sequence ATGGAGGCCCGGAGTTCAGTTGCTAGCTCCGTGCACGGACAAAACGCACCGATTGAAGACCCACCTTGCAGACGACTTGCATATCAACACACATTGGAAGCGGAACAGAAGGTTCATGAACCGTTGAGGATAAATAGCGTATCAGCTGAGCCAATGGCGCAAATTCCCGTAGTTCGGCCCAAAATAGTGCTTGGTGCAGAACATATTGCGGCCCGGCAGGTGATGGGGAAAGAGCTTCCTACATTCAGCGGCAGCCCAGAAGAGTGGCCTATCTTTATCAGCTGTTTCGAACAGTCGACAACTACGTGTGGGTACTCTGACGCGGAAAACTTGATTCGCCTGCAAAGATGTTTGAAAGGATCCGCTCTAGAAGCCGTGCGAAGCCGCTTGCTGTTACCTTCTGGCGTCCCCTCAGTAATCAATACATTACGCACCCTATACGGTCGTCCGGAGATACTCATTCGGTCATTATTGAGAAAAATTCAACATGTAGCCGCTCCGAAACACGACCGTCTGGAATCGGTTATGGAGTTTGGATTGGCTGTACAGAACTTAGTCGATCATCTGGAGGCAGCACATCAAGAAGACCATCTTGCGAATCCAGTCCTAATGCAGCAGTTGGTGGAAAAACTCCCGGGTCCTCTGAAGCTAGACTGGGCTTTATTCAAAAAACATTATGAGAAGCCCACACTTCGAACATTTGGACTATTCATGTCGCAATTAGTTGTTGCGGCAAGTGAAGTGACGTACGACATTCCTGCATTGTACGGGGCAGCCAAGGGTGAACGGTACAAAACGAGAGAAAAGGTACACATTCAAACCCATGCTGCAGAATCGGTGCCGATGCCGAGTGTCTCGCCCGGCCCGTCTTCATCAAACCGTAAGACTAACAAACCTTGTACAGTATGCGATCGTGAGGGTCATCGAGTTAATGACTGTTTTAAATTCAAGTCGCTGAACGTCGATGAACGATGGAAAACCGTGCAACAAAAGGGGCTTTGCAGGACGTGTCTGAATAGCCACGGTAAGTGGCCTTGTAAATCATGGCAAGGATGTGGCGCGCCAGGTTGCCGAAATAAGCATCATACATTGCTCCACGCTCCGTCTCCTGTAACTCATTCGATCAATGCTTCTTCAAATGTTTCCATATCAGCACAAAGTACATACACTATGTTCCGCGTGCTACCTGTTGTTCTATACCACAAAAGGCAGGCCGTGTCGGTGTTTGCTTTCATCGACGAAGGATCGGAGCTCACGTTTCTCGACGAGAGCATTGCACAGCAACTAGGCGTAACGGGAGTCGTCGAGCCGTTAACATTGAAATGGACCGGAAACGTAACTCGACAGGAATCCAAGTCACAAAAAATACAGCTGGAGATATCTGGGAAAGCTGGGAAGACAAAATATAAGCTTGTTGGGGCTCACACAGTGGGCAATTTGTCTCTACCTTCACAGTCTCTCCGGTACCAAGAGTTAGCGCAAATATTCCCACATTTGAGAGGTCTCCCATTACAAGATCATACGCTGATTCAACCGAAACTTTTGATTGGattcacgcagaaaaaactattttaa
- the LOC134215735 gene encoding selenoprotein F, protein MNKFLLSLIPVLVIVFQHTKAEFTTKDCRELGFIKSQLFCSSCDTLGEYGLDELKDHCRECCQKDAESSGKLMVYPKAVLEVCTCKFGAYPQIQAFIKSDRPQKFPNLTIKYVRGLDPIVKLMDESGNVKETLSITKWNTDTVQEFFETRLTKVTDEDDYLLTNRV, encoded by the exons ATGAACAAATTTCTCTTATCTCTTATACCGGTGCTGGTCATTGTTTTCCAG CATACCAAAGCCGAATTTACTACGAAAGACTGTCGTGAATTAGGATTCATCAAATCCCAACTTTTCTGCTCATCGTGCGATACCCTGGGAGAATACGGTTTAGATGAGTTGAA GGATCATTGCCGGGAATGCTGCCAAAAGGATGCTGAAAGCAGCGGAAAGCTGATGGTTTACCCGAAAGCAGTTTTGGAAGTTTGTACTTGCAAGTTCGGCGCGTACCCTCAGATTCAAGCCTTCATTAAAAGCGATCGGCCACAGAAGTTTCCCAATCTGACTATAAAATACGTACGTGGACTGGATCCGATCGTGAAACTGATGGATGAATCCGGCAATGTGAAGGAAACGTTATCGATTACCAAATGGAACACGGATACCGTGCAAGAATTTTTTGAAACGCGACTGACTAAAGTCACGGATGAAGATGATTACCTCCTAACGAACAGGGTTTAA
- the LOC134211484 gene encoding large ribosomal subunit protein uL16m, which yields MLLKSGVCQRLWSGLLRQVHNQQIATLKHFAPPIEYENVVMPERPKLRFVEKVPILPTNMKAPKMQKKLKFMRGPEPVHNSFLYKQYGIVATGGGRLRWGHFEMMRLGIGRKMDISRMFAIWRVDAPWQPVTKKGQGQRMGGGKSAIDHYVTPIKSGRVILEMAGKCEFAEVKPILETVCHKLPFKAKVVSHEMMEEMQAEQERLDRENLNPYSFKYIVQNNLGGCHKWLSPVDHKWFGEYY from the exons ATGCTTTTGAAAAGTGGAGTGTGTCAGCGGTTATGGTCAG GACTATTGAGACAAGTACATAACCAACAAATTGCTACTCTTAAGCACTTCGCACCTCCCATCGAATACGAAA ATGTTGTTATGCCCGAAAGGCCGAAGCTCCGGTTTGTGGAGAAGGTGCCCATTCTACCgaccaatatgaaagcaccCAAAATGCAAAAGAAGCTCAAATTCATGCGAGGTCCAGAACCGGTTCATAATTCATTCCTGTACAAGCAGTATGGTATTGTGGCCACGGGAGGAGGTCGCTTGCGGTGGGGCCACTTTGAAATGATGCGTCTGGGCATTGGTCGGAAGATGGATATCAGCCGGATGTTTGCCATCTGGCGGGTGGATGCGCCCTGGCAGCCGGTTACTAAAAAGGGCCAAGGCCAGCGTATGGGTGGAGGAAAGTCGGCAATCGACCATTACGTAACGCCAATCAAAAGCGGGCGGGTGATTCTGGAGATGGCCGGAAAGTGCGAATTTGCCGAGGTAAAGCCAATCTTGGAGACGGTTTGCCATAAGCTACCCTTCAAAGCTAAGGTGGTTTCGCATGAAATGATGGAGGAAATGCAGGCAGAACAGGAACGCCTGGATCGAGAGAACCTCAACCCTTATTCATTTAAATACATTGTACAGAACAATTTGGGAGGTTGTCACAAGTGGTTGTCGCCCGTAGACCACAAATGGTTTGGAGAAtattattaa